The nucleotide window TCGAATCAATATACCCTTCTAAATGAGAGCAACaaaaacaactttcataacacgAGTATACAATCATTTTATGATGATGACAATATATTTCTACTATGAAAGTcttaattctaaaaaaaaaaatctaattgacCCCTATTTATGAATTTATGAGAAGAAATACCGTATATTGTAAAAAGTTCGATAATCTACTATTAGTTCACGTTGTTGTCTAAACTACAATTGTATCAACCATTTTGATATTAAAGAACAGTAATATGATATTCCAAACTACTCCAATTAGCGAGAAGAAATTGAACACAGTGTGgcaattaaaacaaattttgtattcTAGTCCATACCTACTATATATATGAAACTAAAAAAAGTATAGAATCGAACACACAACATCGATCGGATAAGTACTTGATGTTTTCACCTTTTCTCTTTGGTTATAGGTATTGGTTTTGATTTGACAGTTGTATTTGGCCCAACTGGTCTCCAGGAAAGGGTCCAAGAGAACGAGATTTCTTTCGGTGCCATTTCGAAGAAAGCTATTTCTGGTTAATTAGTACAACATTCCGACAAAATAAATCTCTAGTTGGAAGCACCCTTTAAACAATAACACGCTATAAACCAGCTGAAGTTGTTTTTGCTTTCTCATTATGTTTAGATGTACCTTAAAACAGCAGTTACAAATATTATGAGATTATGGCTTGATCTGCATCTGATTTGTCTCAACTGAATGCATCTTTGCCTCTAATCTGATCTTGGAAATGAAGGTTTAACTATGGTAGTACCTGAAACTTCTTCCATGTATCGATAAGAGCAGCGAGACTCTTTGTAGAACTACCGTCATCTCCAACCGCCCTTCTAGCCTCATCTCTAATGTGCAATGcttgcaacttcaacaaatcgTTTCCCATTATCTCACTAACCGTCTGTGCAATGTCCTCTGCTTTCACCACCGTCTCCCTATCACCCCAACCCCAACTCTTATCCCACGTTCCGAGTCCAATTTTCTCCACCAAATCTGCATTGACTTTCTGATCCCCATGTTGCGGCCATGCTAATACGCGCACACCGTTCCAGAGAGCCTCAGACAAAGAGTTCCAGCCACAGTGACTTAAAAACCCACCGATGGCCGGATGGCTCAATATCTCCTCCTGGTTCAGCCAGTTCTTCACTGCCAATCCATTTTTCTTCACCCTCTCCAATAATTCCTCTCCAAGCACCTCAGTCAGTTTCTCGTCATCTTCGATGTCAACTTTCTTATCCTTCACCGCCCACAGAAACCTGCAACCGCTCCTCACCAAGCCATCACCCAACTCTCTAATTTGCTCCCTGGACATGGCAGTCCTGCTCCCAAAGCTGACATAGAGCACTGACCCAGTTGCTTGATTATTAAGCCATTGCAGTTGTTGGCTTGTCTCGAAGAAACATGGCGCTAGCGGTCCGATGGAAATTACTGACGGTAGTTTTCTCAATACTTTGCCTTCATTTAGTGCTGCCAAAGTCTCACTCTCTATACTTTCATATGTGTTCACCAAAATTCCGCTTGATTCTGTCATTTTCTTACCATTCTCTATGAAAAAGGTCTTCAGCAAATTGTTACTTTCCTGCAGCAGTGGTGGAGGCATCCGTGATTTTGGTATTGGCCCCAAACCCGGAACTTGGAGATCATCTTTTATAGTGTGATTAGGGCCAAGCATGGTGTGGAAGGACACATAAAGTGTCAACATTTTGGCAGATGATGTGAAGAAAATGTAGTTTGGAAGTCCGAGAGAATCGGTTATAGGAAGAACCGTGGAGGTGAAGCTCATGTCTGTGATCATAGCGGAGAGAGGTGGAGAGAGTGAAGATAGAAGAGGAGAGAGCAGGTGAGAAGAGCGGCGAATCAATTCAAAATGGTAGTAGAAAGGGTCTTCGGAATTGGCACAGGACTCGTCGAGCGGAAGGAGATGAAGCTGCTTTCGAGTAATTTGTGGGAAGGCCATGAGGAAGTTTGACAAACTCTGTGACTCAGCAAGTGAGACGGTTGGATTTGGAGTGATGAAAGTGACACAAACATCATGTGATGCTAGTAACGCTGCAAGCCGAAGGAAGGGCGTGAGATGACCCATTCCGGCACTTGGAAGGAGAGCTACATGAGGGACTCGTAGATCGCCGGAATCTGACATTTTAATGGAAGATGATGTTTTGCTAAGGGAAAGTAGATTAGCTTCAGAGCAGGGCATATTTCATATTTGTACCGATGAAGGCTGAGGCAGGTGCACTGAATGTACATGTGTAGTCAAAGGACTCACGTCTATGACCAAAAGATGGTTTGAATATGCATATGCTTAGTCAAATGGGCCACGTCTAGCAGGAAAGGACAAGTAAAGATCTAAGTTTTCTTGGCTGCCAAGAAAGTTTGAACTAGTAAATTAGAAAAGCGACCTACTCAGTTTTTTGCAACAATACTCAgctaaaaattttagttttaggaggtaaccttaattttcaaatttttgctAAGCCAACATTTATACATCTAGGCTCAGATTTTACTTGAAGACGTGATgcaattttaatagaaaattaTAGCCAAAGGAGATGGTTTCTGCACAAATTGATCTTCAGTGTCAAAAAGTAGTAAATTAATTGTAGAAATAGATTTAGAAACATCTATAAGGACAACACGATTTAACTTGTAATCTCAAAAGATCACACACGGTGAtgtcaaaacaaaaattattttgcTTGATAAGAAatcttaaaatatttgattggtGTTGCTCATATTGAAGGTGAGAACACAACGGACATGACTGCTGAAATTGGTATACCCTTCGATAAAATGATGCTAGAGATTCTAGATCTTTTAAAATAGAAGATTGTTATGCTCATAAATTcgctattatatatataataattctcCTTGTTTACATCTTTGTTTTACTCTTCTATATAGGTTTAcattatatttgtgtttttgtaggTTGTAACAAGTAAAGAGTGCAAAATGAGCTAAAAAGGCTTTTACAATCCTATGTCCTTTTTATTAGGAGTTTTAACCAGTTGAAGAAAGCCAAAAAGTCTGAGAGAAAGTAAATTAAAAGTCTTTTTAATATAATGAGACTTTAAAGCTCATTAAGCTTGATAAGGAAAAGAAGGCTAATTGCCTTGTCGGTTACAACTAGAAGGGGAATGAAGGAGGATCCCTAATCAGACCAGCAGAAGGGACGTGAGatacaaaaaaacataaatacaaaagagaaaaaaaaagataggcAGCAGCAGCCACCAAAAAAGAGGAGGCAACCACGACAGAAGGGAGAAAAAGGAAGGACCAGTGCACCGTTCTACAATTCGTCATCGAagagtttcttcttctccttttactttctgttttgtttgtctTTGCTGTCTATTTACATTATGAGTAACTAAATTTCATAGTTGGGATTTGGTTGAAGTCCTAATCATGTTTCCTTGAGTATTTTCGATACACTTCTGTTACAAGACAATTTGTTGATGCTTTAGTGATTAATTCCAGTTTTAATTCCAATCTtattgagttattttatgattgatcACCATAGAATAACTTTGTAATTGAGTTTGTTACATGGGTAAATTTGGATGATTGAGTCTTGTACCTATGCCAAGTAACAAGAGAACGAGTTACGGTTCTTGGAATTAATTATCACGAATAACCAGAATAGATAACATGTTCTAGGATTCGTGTGTTTGTTGATTTCCATTGTATTATGCTTTCTCAGAGTGTAACTTAGTATATACCATGCTAAATACTTCGAGAATGAAAAGAGTTAGTGTAGACACCCATGCCTAATTCGTTGTTTAAGGAAATCAATAGCTTAAAGAGTAGATACCATGCCTTTAGGTTGATAAACGTAAAGCATCAAAATTTGTTTTGTATCATAGTGTGTATTGGTTGTTTAGGCGAAAAAGGTTGGAGATGGAAGTCAAAGTCCTAACCGTTCAAACATAGTTTTCAAAACTCTTATTGCCAATTACTTTTATTTGCCTATGTTCTTTATATTGTGCTTTTATACTTAAACTTAAGACATCTCAAACTATTTTGTTAAACCTTTACTTGCATATTTGCTagttttgtaaattaattaatttaaattgttaggAATCATACTCTAGATACATATTAGTGCAATCCTCGTGGGAATGATCCCGTACTTGCTTTCTATATTATGTGTTTGATCTTGTGCACTTGCGAGTTTAAAatgtgcaattagtagcttaaTATTTAGATTGCTAAATGCATAACAAAGATTGATAAGATATGATGACTATAGCTTTGGCATGTTGCGACATGCCTTACCAAAACCTTAACTTTGCTAATGTATTACTTGAAGTTTCTTGACAAAGTTACCAGCCATAAATCCCAGATGTTGGCCAAGTAAACATCATGCGTAGGTCCTGGGATGTAAGTGTATATAAACATCCTGAAATCGGCAATGTGTTGATCATACATTCAAGAATAAGGTGATCAAATTTGGGATATTGTGCAAGAAAGATTCAGTTGAAGCAATTGTTAGGAACCAATTGGACAAAATTCCCATGTTTATGCAACTATTTTTGTAATTTCCCTAAAACCACCCAGGCCAACGATTGAAAATGAACCATTCTTGATTCCAACTACGTACCATAATCCCTTCACATGTGGTTAGGATTTCAACGTTAGCATCAATTAGTGTAGTTATTGACCatataaacatgaaaactaacTTTGTATGGCTATGTTAGCTTTGAAATGATTACCGGAAAAGACGAGAACTTTTCCTTTGGTATTATACAAGAAATGGGGATGAGTCTTGAGATGCACTTTCAAGTTTGTATGGAAATTCTTTCTGCTCTTATTACTCATTTGGGCTTCACAATTATCTTGAACAAAATCGTCACACCAACTATGTGACAAACGCATATTAATTTTTACACATTGTTTACATGACACCATTTTACAACAAAAAACTATGATTCTTATTATTAAAAAGGCGATGACACATCAACAATCAGTTCCATAGCCCGACTACAACATATTATATCGAATTTGAGATTGAAAAGTTACATGAAACTTCAACTTAAGAACATAAATTTCAAGGATATATTAGTTCTTCTGCATCAAATATTCCAAAACTTCATTGAGCACCTTCTCAGATTTCCCACCAATGGCAGTAGCCTTCTTAGCATCTTCCCCCACCTTCCTAGCCAAACCCCTCAGCTTCTTATCCTCCATCAACTCAACAATCTTCCTCCTTATCGCTTCCCCACACACCACCCCTCCAAGCCCCCAACCCCAACTCCTCTCCCATATTCCCAACCCCGCCGTCTCCACCACCTCCGCATTCACGCTCTGATCCCCATGCTGCGGCCACGCCAGCACACCGGTACCCCTTTTCGCGCTGCCTCCATAACCGAATTCCACCCGCAGTGATTCACAAACCCGCCAACGGCTGCGTGCTCGAGAATGTCCTGCTGGCTCACCCACCCCTTCATTACTACTCCCCTGCCTTTTGTCCTGTCCAAAAACGGTTCCCCAAGCAGGACTTTCAGATCTTCCTTGTCGTCTTTGTCGACCTTACTTGTTTTGAGCACCCACAAAAACCTATATCCGCTCCTTTCCAACCCATTTGCGAGCTCTTTAATCTGCTCATTGGACATGGCTGTTCTGCTTCCGAAACTCACGTAAACTACTGACTGTGCCGGCTGGCTGTCTAGCCATGACAGATAGTTTCCATCTTCATCCTGCTCTTTCTTGGCCTCGAAGGCATCTAACGGTCCTATCGGAAGAAACGGTGGGAGATTTTCTAAAACTCTCCCACTATTTATAGCTGCTATGTTGAAAATCAATGTCAAAGTTAGGCAATGTTAGGCAATGTTAGTCAATGTCAAAGTTAGGCAATGTTAGGTATggttgtgtgaaaaaaaattaattaggtgcaattaatgtgttttgtgtggtagtaaataatcttagtttaattaagtagctttcatttggtttgctatAAATACCCAAGTCCCCAAGCCTTGTATATCatcaaaaggaaaaacaaagctaAGTGCTAAATAAGAAAAGCTTTGCTAATTAGTGTTTTTGTGAGCTTTCTTTAGAGTGAGCTTTCTTGGGATAATTAGAGTTATCTTGTATACTCCTTTTgttcaacaattggtatcagagccaagacGGTCAGGGATCGTACTTGGTGGAGCTATCTTGAGTCGTGAGGAGTTTGGTACTCTGCAAGTTTGTTAGTCAAGCTTGATCGGTATAGTCGAAGTCTTGCCGGCACGATGGGTGACCTTCAAGTAGTTGGAGGAAtcaagaagctcaacaacaaaaactacaaCATGTGGGCAACGTGTATGGAGTCTTACTTACAAGGTCAGGACCTTTGGGAGGTTGTCAGTGGTAGTGAAGTTACACAACCGACGGCAGAAGATGCCAATGGCATCTTGCGAAAGTGGAAAATTAAAGCAGGCAAAGCGATGTTTGCTTTAAAGATcacaattgaagaagaaatgttgGAGCACATTCGGGATGCCAAAACACCAAAGGAAGCATGGGACACTTTTGTTACACTCTTCTCAAAGAAGAATGATACAAGACT belongs to Malus sylvestris chromosome 17, drMalSylv7.2, whole genome shotgun sequence and includes:
- the LOC126612604 gene encoding UDP-glycosyltransferase 708G1-like; amino-acid sequence: MSDSGDLRVPHVALLPSAGMGHLTPFLRLAALLASHDVCVTFITPNPTVSLAESQSLSNFLMAFPQITRKQLHLLPLDESCANSEDPFYYHFELIRRSSHLLSPLLSSLSPPLSAMITDMSFTSTVLPITDSLGLPNYIFFTSSAKMLTLYVSFHTMLGPNHTIKDDLQVPGLGPIPKSRMPPPLLQESNNLLKTFFIENGKKMTESSGILVNTYESIESETLAALNEGKVLRKLPSVISIGPLAPCFFETSQQLQWLNNQATGSVLYVSFGSRTAMSREQIRELGDGLVRSGCRFLWAVKDKKVDIEDDEKLTEVLGEELLERVKKNGLAVKNWLNQEEILSHPAIGGFLSHCGWNSLSEALWNGVRVLAWPQHGDQKVNADLVEKIGLGTWDKSWGWGDRETVVKAEDIAQTVSEIMGNDLLKLQALHIRDEARRAVGDDGSSTKSLAALIDTWKKFQVLP
- the LOC126610675 gene encoding LOW QUALITY PROTEIN: UDP-glycosyltransferase 708C1-like (The sequence of the model RefSeq protein was modified relative to this genomic sequence to represent the inferred CDS: deleted 2 bases in 1 codon) yields the protein MSNPTVPPPPPPLHIALLPSAGMGHLTPFLRIAAMLSSRNCIVSLITARPSVSAAESAHISFFLSQHPKVNHVEFQAISSPNPTTDDPFFLQFEATTRSVHLLYPLLAASSPPVSAIFSDFVVASTITPVAADLGVPNYIIFTGSCRFSCLMAYLPTLLSNPSCFATNLKEVNVPGIAPLPIGSIPPSYKNPNHLFTSLLITNSRAFSKSKGILMNTFEDFEPDTLASINSGRVLENLPPFLPIGPLDAFEAKKEQDEDGNYLSWLDSQPAQSVVYVSFGSRTAMSNEQIKELANGLERSGYRFLWVLKTSKVDKDDKEDLKVLLGEPFLDRTKGRGVVMKGWVSQQDILEHAAVGGFVNHCGWNSVMEAARKGVPVLAWPQHGDQSVNAEVVETAGLGIWERSWGWGLGGVVCGEAIRRKIVELMEDKKLRGLARKVGEDAKKATAIGGKSEKVLNEVLEYLMQKN